A section of the Castanea sativa cultivar Marrone di Chiusa Pesio chromosome 12, ASM4071231v1 genome encodes:
- the LOC142620128 gene encoding uncharacterized protein LOC142620128 codes for MRGIWNGLQALILNNFPYACYIHCFAHRLQLTLVKASKQVVPISGFFLTVLFLIKILNASCKRNEQLKVANANEIARLIDLEELETGSGLNQIGTLQRPVETHWSSHFRPVSSLLRMFTPTLEVLQYIIDDAVDGEYRAEAKSAYDGLTSFEFVFILHLEKETMEITDKLCQALQSQSQDILNAMHLVSSTKALIQKFRDDG; via the coding sequence ATGCGAGGTATATGGAATGGATTAcaagctttgattttgaataATTTCCCATATGCTTGCTACATCCATTGTTTTGCACATCGCTTACAATTGACATTAGTAAAAGCATCAAAACAAGTTGTCCCCATTAGTGGATTTTTTCTTACAGTGCTTTTTCTGATCAAAATTCTTAATGCTTCATGCAAGCGTAATGAGCAATTAAAAGTTGCCAATGCTAATGAAATAGCACGTTTGATTGATCTTGAAGAGCTTGAGACTGGAAGTGGACTTAATCAAATTGGCACTTTACAACGACCTGTAGAAACACATTGGAGTTCACATTTTAGACCAGTTTCTAGCTTATTAAGGATGTTTACTCCAACgcttgaagttttacaatatataattgatGATGCAGTTGATGGAGAATATCGGGCAGAAGCAAAGTCAGCTTATGATGGTTTAACTTCATTTGAATTTGTCTTCATCTTGCATCTTGAGAAAGAAACTATGGAGATTACTGATAAACTTTGTCAAGCTTTGCAAAGCCAATCTCAAGATATTTTAAATGCCATGCATTTAGTTTCATCTACTAAAGCACTTATCCAAAAATTTAGAGATGATGGATGA